A region of Domibacillus sp. DTU_2020_1001157_1_SI_ALB_TIR_016 DNA encodes the following proteins:
- the gap gene encoding type I glyceraldehyde-3-phosphate dehydrogenase, with the protein MKRKVGISGTGRIGRMLIRQILSVANSQLKLEAINSTYPAETVAHLLKYDTVHGTWNADVSVQNGNLLINGNVIQMVSEREPENIPWGSMNIEIVMDATGQFNHRQGAQKHQAAGASHVIVTAPGKQMDLTVVMGVNDHLLDLSKHTILSAASCTTNCVAPLLNILDQAFQVKRGWLTTVHAFTSDQKHIDNPHKDLRRARACTQSIVPTTTGVGKALVDVLPHLAPYVEGISVRVPTQDVSLADLTVQVSREVSIDEIKSVFYAAAHENRYVKYIQEPLVSADFIGCDKSAVVDGLSIMTAENQIKVLAWYDNEWAYACRVIDLAQAVHERMEKAWSFQ; encoded by the coding sequence ATGAAAAGAAAAGTAGGTATTAGCGGCACTGGAAGAATTGGCCGGATGTTGATTAGACAAATTTTATCTGTTGCAAACAGTCAATTGAAACTAGAAGCTATCAACTCTACTTATCCTGCAGAAACAGTCGCTCATTTATTAAAATATGATACTGTTCATGGAACCTGGAATGCAGATGTTTCCGTACAAAATGGGAATCTCTTAATTAATGGAAACGTTATTCAAATGGTATCTGAGCGTGAACCAGAAAATATTCCATGGGGATCAATGAATATAGAGATTGTGATGGATGCCACCGGGCAGTTCAATCACCGGCAGGGGGCACAAAAACATCAGGCCGCAGGGGCATCTCATGTGATTGTAACAGCTCCTGGAAAACAGATGGATTTAACCGTCGTTATGGGTGTGAATGACCACCTGCTGGATCTTTCAAAGCATACTATTTTATCTGCTGCTTCTTGCACAACAAATTGTGTTGCCCCACTTTTAAATATTTTGGATCAGGCTTTTCAAGTAAAAAGAGGATGGTTGACAACAGTTCATGCCTTTACGTCTGATCAGAAACATATAGATAACCCTCATAAAGATTTGAGAAGAGCAAGAGCCTGTACACAATCCATTGTTCCCACAACAACGGGGGTTGGAAAGGCCCTTGTGGATGTGCTTCCACACCTTGCGCCTTATGTGGAGGGAATCTCTGTACGTGTTCCTACTCAAGATGTCTCTTTAGCCGATCTTACTGTTCAAGTGTCACGAGAGGTATCGATAGACGAAATAAAATCAGTTTTTTACGCAGCTGCACATGAAAATCGCTATGTTAAATACATACAGGAACCTTTAGTATCAGCAGATTTCATTGGTTGTGACAAGTCAGCAGTTGTTGATGGGCTTTCTATCATGACTGCGGAAAACCAAATAAAAGTACTCGCCTGGTATGATAACGAATGGGCTTATGCCTGCAGAGTCATTGATTTGGCTCAAGCGGTTCATGAAAGGATGGAGAAAGCATGGTCGTTTCAGTAA
- a CDS encoding GapA-binding peptide SR1P, whose protein sequence is MVVSVREVALGAIICDRCGKLIDTVDTNKVHIYYSRCKDEQCNNQKQK, encoded by the coding sequence ATGGTCGTTTCAGTAAGAGAGGTAGCATTAGGCGCTATTATATGTGACCGTTGTGGAAAGCTTATAGATACCGTAGATACGAATAAAGTTCATATCTATTATTCTCGTTGCAAAGATGAACAATGCAACAACCAAAAACAAAAATAA
- a CDS encoding aspartyl-phosphate phosphatase Spo0E family protein, whose translation MNDHLSDLRARVEKKAEMIYLGNQNSLTSPEVIKASQQLDCLLNKLWYEENRFPPDRDSDLLVKPSFLSVEGMVFHRYRSNNRRHYKK comes from the coding sequence ATGAACGATCATCTATCTGATTTACGTGCTCGGGTCGAAAAAAAAGCTGAAATGATTTATTTGGGAAATCAAAATAGCTTAACATCTCCAGAGGTTATTAAAGCCAGTCAGCAGCTGGATTGCCTACTCAACAAACTTTGGTATGAAGAAAATAGATTTCCTCCGGATAGGGACAGCGACCTTCTAGTAAAACCATCCTTTTTATCAGTCGAAGGAATGGTTTTCCATAGATATAGATCAAATAATAGGCGTCATTACAAAAAATAA
- a CDS encoding CoA-acylating methylmalonate-semialdehyde dehydrogenase, whose protein sequence is MELTQTAQMIKNYIGGKWIESTSKQIEEVPNPATGEIIARVPISTREELDHAVSAAKEAFKKWRKVAVPRRARILFRYQQLLVENWEELAKIVTLENGKSYNEAYGEVQRGIECVEFAAGAPTLMMGEQLPDIATGVESGMYRYPIGVVGGITPFNFPMMVPCWMFPLAIACGNTFVLKPSERTPLLANRLAELFKEAGLPDGVLNIVHGAHNVVNGILENEDIKAVSFVGSQPVAEYVYKKAAANGKRVQALAGAKNHSIVMPDADLNNAVTNITGAAFGSAGERCMAAAVVVAVGDVADELIDRLKQAADEIKIGNGMDEGVFLGPVIRESHKERTIGYIESGQAEGASLIRDGRNDAGNEQGYFVGPTIFDNVQPEMKIWQDEIFAPVLSIVRVESLEEAIELTNKSEFANGACLYTDSAKAIREFREEIDAGMLGVNLGVPAPMAFFPFSGYKKSFYGDLHANGKDGVAFYTRKKMLTARY, encoded by the coding sequence ATGGAATTAACACAAACAGCTCAAATGATAAAGAACTATATTGGTGGAAAGTGGATAGAGTCAACAAGCAAGCAAATAGAAGAAGTGCCAAACCCAGCAACTGGAGAAATCATTGCTCGTGTGCCTATTTCTACTCGAGAGGAGCTGGACCACGCTGTTTCGGCTGCTAAAGAAGCATTCAAGAAGTGGAGAAAAGTTGCTGTACCTCGCCGGGCACGCATTTTATTTCGCTATCAGCAATTACTCGTTGAAAATTGGGAAGAGCTGGCAAAAATCGTTACATTAGAAAATGGAAAAAGCTATAACGAAGCATACGGCGAAGTACAGCGAGGGATTGAATGTGTGGAATTTGCGGCTGGCGCACCAACATTAATGATGGGAGAACAACTTCCTGATATTGCTACAGGCGTTGAGTCAGGCATGTATCGTTATCCTATTGGAGTGGTTGGCGGCATCACACCTTTTAATTTCCCAATGATGGTTCCGTGCTGGATGTTCCCGCTGGCCATTGCATGTGGAAACACGTTTGTATTGAAGCCATCTGAAAGAACACCATTGCTGGCTAATCGTTTAGCGGAGCTGTTTAAAGAAGCAGGGCTTCCAGATGGGGTACTGAACATTGTCCATGGGGCTCACAATGTCGTGAATGGCATTTTAGAAAATGAGGATATCAAAGCAGTATCTTTTGTAGGTTCTCAGCCTGTAGCTGAGTATGTTTATAAAAAAGCAGCAGCGAATGGCAAGCGAGTGCAGGCTTTAGCAGGAGCAAAAAATCATTCCATCGTTATGCCTGATGCAGATTTGAACAATGCCGTAACCAATATTACGGGTGCAGCTTTTGGATCTGCAGGAGAACGCTGTATGGCGGCTGCAGTTGTCGTGGCAGTTGGAGACGTTGCGGACGAATTAATCGACCGGCTTAAACAAGCAGCTGATGAAATTAAAATAGGAAACGGGATGGATGAAGGTGTATTCCTTGGACCTGTTATCCGTGAATCACATAAAGAACGCACCATTGGTTACATCGAAAGCGGCCAAGCGGAAGGTGCTTCCCTAATTCGAGATGGAAGAAATGATGCAGGAAATGAGCAGGGCTACTTTGTCGGACCGACGATTTTTGACAACGTGCAGCCTGAAATGAAAATCTGGCAGGATGAAATTTTTGCTCCGGTGCTGTCCATCGTCCGGGTGGAAAGCTTAGAGGAAGCGATTGAACTGACAAATAAGTCTGAGTTCGCAAACGGTGCATGTTTGTATACAGACAGTGCGAAAGCGATTCGTGAATTCCGTGAAGAAATAGATGCTGGCATGCTGGGCGTTAATCTTGGAGTTCCTGCTCCGATGGCGTTCTTCCCATTCTCAGGGTACAAGAAATCCTTCTACGGTGATCTTCATGCAAATGGAAAAGACGGGGTGGCATTCTATACCCGCAAGAAAATGCTTACGGCCCGTTATTAA